The Flavobacterium commune genome contains the following window.
ATAACTAAATACAAAAAAGAAATTCCTTATTTTAATTATTCAAATCCGGTAAAACATTTTTACGATCAAACCACACAAAGTGTAATCACATTAATTAGTCGTAATAAAAACAGGCTACTCAAAGAAATTATTCAAAGTAAAGAATTAATGATTTTATTAGCTTATTCTACAAGAAGAGATTTAGACGAAAAAGAAAAAAAGAAAGTAAAAAAACAGCTATTGGATATTTGTAAAACGATACCCTCGCTAACTATTTTTTTACTTCCCGGTGGAAGTTTACTGCTTCCAATCCTGATAAAATTTATCCCAAAATTACTCCCCTCTGCTTTTAATGAAAATTTAGATAATGAATAAAAAAATCGCCATTTGAGGCGATTTTTTACTTATAAATTCAATTGATAGACTTCATCCAGTTCTTTATTTGAACTAATATTCACTTCTAAATCGGTAACAAAACCGGAATTCAAACCATAAACCCAACCGTGCAGAGTTAAATCCTGACCGTTTTTCCAGGCATTTTGTACAATCGATGTTTTGGCTAAATCAAAAACCTGCTCTTTAGCATTTATTTCTACAAAGGTGTTAAAACGCTCCGTTTCATCTTGAATAGAATCTAAATAAACATTGTGCATACGATACACATCTTTAATATGTCGAATCCAATTATCAATAATCCCGATAGACTGATTTCCCATAGCTGCTTTTATACCTCCACAACCATAATGTCCACAAACAATTACGTGTTTTACTTTTAAAACATTCACAGCATAATCCAAAACACTTAGCATATTCATATCGGTATGTACAACCATATTAGCAATATTTCGGTGTACAAAAACCTCTCCCGGCTTAGCTCCAATAATCTCATTTGCCGGCACACGACTGTCAGAACATCCTATCCACAACAATGGTGGTGTTTGTCCTTTGGCTAAATCTGCAAAATAGTTAGGATCTTTCTCTAATGATTTTACGACCCATTCTTTATTATTATCTAATATTTTTTTATAAAAATCAACCATACTATTTTTAATTTACTCTATTTAACTTTGTTTCAGTAATACTCAGGTTTATTCTTTATTGTTTTAAAAAACTTCTCTTTTAACCATCATTCGTTTTGCTACATCATAATAATGCTCAATTGTTACATGATTTGAAACTTCATCCGTATTCTCTAACTGATAGGCCTTTTTAAAACCTTTCAATTTTACTTTGATATTTTGATCATGAGCTCGTATTTCTTTAAACTCACGAATTAAATCCAAAACATCATGAGCAATATACTCTGTATCATGAGCGTTAATAACAACTCTTGAATTTTCAGGAATATCATTTAGTGTTTGCTTAATGGCGGCCTTATTTAAAAAAGAAACTTCCTGTGCTAAGTCGATATGAATAATATCTCCGTCTTCGTATTCTTCTTTTTTGAAACTGTATGCTTTTTTTAGATTTCCTTTTAAAACAAAAATCACACTAATAATAATTCCCAGCATTACTCCTTTTAACAAATCAGTCACTACAACAGCAACCATCGTCGCTATAAAAGGAACAAATTGATATTTTCCTTTTTCCCAGAAATGTTTAATTGTAGCCGGTTTGGCTAATCGGTAGCCGACTAAGATTAAAATTGTAGCTAATGTAGCCAATGGAATTTTATTTAAAATTGCGGGAATAATTAAAACGCTCAATAATAAAAATACCCCATGGATTATGGTTGACATTTTTGATTTGGCTCCTGCATTACTATTTGCCGAAGAACGAACCACTACCGATGTCATGGGTAATCCTCCCAAAAGAGAACTTACTATATTTCCTATTCCTTGGGCTTTTAACTCGACATTGGTATTAGTATATCGTTTTTGCTGATCCAATCTGTCGGAAGCCTCAATACACAATAAAGTCTCGACTGATGCCACAATAGCAATTGTTACAGCTACAGTCCAAACATCAGGATTGATAATTTGCGAAAAATTAGGAACTACAATAATTGCCTTAAAATCCTCTAATGATTCCGGTATAGGCAAAGACACTAAATGCTCTTTAGTAATAGCTAATGAACTCCCTGAATTGATAAAAATCTGGTTCAAAGCAATACCAAAAATTACAGCTATTAATGCTCCGGGAACTAGTTTGAATTTCTTTAAAAAAGCCACTTTGTCCCAGGAAATAAGTATTGCCAATGAAAACAAACTTACAATTATTGCTCCTAAATGAAAATGATCGAAAATCTGAAATAATGAAGACAGCGTATTATTTCCATCAACTTGAGCAAAGGATTGATCTCCTTCAAAATCGGCATCATAGCCAAAAGCATGTGGAAGCTGTTTTAGAATAATAATAATTCCAATACCCGCAAGCATTCCTTCAATTACATTAGTTGGAAAATAATTAGATATACTCCCTGCTTTAAGAAAACCTAACGCTAATTGAATAAAACCGGCAATAAAAACAGCTGTCAAGAAAATATCAAAAGCTCCCAAATTAGTTATTGCCGTTAATACAATTGCTGTTAATCCAGCCGCCGGCCCGGTAACACTAATATGAGATTGACTTAAATAGCCAACCACGATTCCTCCTATAACGCCAGCAATAATACCCGAAAATAATGGTGCCCCCGAAGCCATTGCAATACCTAAACACAATGGTAAGGCTACCAAGAAAACCACTAAACCAGATGCAAAATCAGATTTAAGGTTGGCAAAAAGATTGGTTTTTTTTGTCATAATACTAATGAATAAATTATACTAAATTGTACCACAACAAACTGTATGTACAATCCTAATTTTTTTATAAAAGTATTATATCCTATCGGGTGGAGGCGTAACTACAGAGCGTAAAACATTGTCATGTTTAGACAAATTCTCAAAAAGTATTAAACTTCTAAGTCCTGTTTTTTTTACCTTAAAAGTTAGATTAGAAGTTACAATATACACTAAATGTTTTGTCTCTTTTTTTACGTGTTCTTCGTCAGACAAACTATAAAAAACAGCAACATCAGTTGACTTTTCTATCAACTTCACAACGGTAGGAGTTGATAGAAAAGCTATGAATACAAATAAAAATAAAAGTGCTATTGATTTCATATAAACAAAAATAAACCTAAAAAAATATAAATTTTAAAAAAACCAATGTTTTTTTAAAAAAAATTAACAGCAACAAACAAAAAACCAACAAAACCAATATAACAATCTTACTTTCAGAAAATTAAACAAACAAAAGACGCAATTCATACTGTTCTGCACTTAAAAAAAACTGATAAAAAAGATTTTTTTACTATCAAACAAATTGATTGTTTTTATATTTGCATCAAAAAATTCTATCCATGACTATTACCCAACTTAAATATGTTTTGGCTGTAGCCGAACACAAAAACTTCACACTGGCTGCCGAAAAATGTTTTGTAACTCAACCTACCCTGAGTATGCAAATTCAAAAAATTGAAGAAGAATTAAATATTCAAATTTTCGACCGAACTAAAAAACCCATCCAACTAACGGATATTGGTCAAAAAATAGTAAATCAGGCAAAAAATATTGTTAACGAAGCTGATAGAATTCAGGATATTGTTGAACAACAAAAAGGCTTCATAGGTGGCGAATTCAGACTGGGCATCATCCCTACTATTATGCCCACTTTATTACCTATGTTTTTAAATAATTTTATCAAAAAACATCCAAAAGTAAAACTCATTATTGAGGAGTTAAATACCGAAGAAATTATTACCAAATTAAATAATGGTCATTTAGACGCAGCCATTGCCGCTACACCGTTGATGGAAGAAAAAATCAAAGAAATTGTACTATACTTTGAACCATTTGTAGCTTATATTCCTGAAAATCATCATAATTTTCAAAAAAAGGAAATTGAAGTCGAAGACTTAAATCTTGATGAAATTCTTTTATTACAGGATGGACATTGTTTTAGAGACGGTATTTTAAATCTTTGCAAAAACAACACAAGAAGCGAAGGAAATCATTTTCAAATAGAAAGCGGAAGTTTTGAAACCTTAATAAAACTTGCCGATGAAGGGTTAGGAACCACACTTTTACCTTATTTACACACTTTAGACTTAAAAGAATCCGACAAAGTAAAACTGCGTCATTTTACAGAACCTAAACCCGCCAGAGAAGTCAGCCTTATTTATCCAAAGAGTGAATTAAAAATCCAAATTATTGAAGCATTAAGAAGCACTATAGCGGGAGTTGTAAAAGGAGCTATCGTTTTCCAAAATGTACAAATTATAAGTCCACTTCAAAAAAAATAGAGTCAGGTATCCTGACTCTATTTGATGATTTTAGTTTCTCTCTACTACAAAAAGACACTTTTGCAATTCGGGTTTTTCTTTTGTGTAATATAAAAGCCATTTTTGGAGATGTTCAATCTCATGTGGCAATAAATTTCGAACTGCCTTTTTCAGTTCTTTCACAAACAAATCAGGTGCAAAACTAACTCTTTCCAGTATCGATTTCGTATAATCATATATCATTCTTGGCATATCTAAAAGTTTTAAAAGTTATCTAAATTAAAGTATTGTAATTTACAAAAAACGGGCTTTAACTCACAAATCCAAAACAGTTAAAAAACACATAAAAAACGATGAATTACATTTTCTTAAAAATTTAGAAATTTTTAACTTACAAAAACAAAACTACTTTAGTAAGTCTCATAATTTTAGAAAAACAAAGTTTATTTCATAAAAAAAGGAATCATTTCAGATTCCTTTTTTATTCAAATATTTACTATCACTAAAGATGGTTTTAACTCTGGTTTCTCTATTATGAAAGACATCAGCCACTCTTTTAACTGTTCCAACTCATAAGGTAGAAGTGTTTTTACCGCTTTTTCCAGTTCTTTACAAAAGAGTACCGGATCAAAACTAACTCTTTCTAATATCGATTTTGTATAATCAAACATTATTTTGGTCATAATAGATTAACTTTAATGATTAAACATTAATTCAAGGCTTTGTAAAATTAAGAATTAAAAATATACTTTACATCTATTTAACGGTATTTTTAAAAAATTATTATGTTAAATTTCAAAAAGCTGTTTTTTATTCAAACTTTATTTAAAAGCTCTAAACATCTCTCTTTTCCCCGGA
Protein-coding sequences here:
- the can gene encoding carbonate dehydratase; the encoded protein is MVDFYKKILDNNKEWVVKSLEKDPNYFADLAKGQTPPLLWIGCSDSRVPANEIIGAKPGEVFVHRNIANMVVHTDMNMLSVLDYAVNVLKVKHVIVCGHYGCGGIKAAMGNQSIGIIDNWIRHIKDVYRMHNVYLDSIQDETERFNTFVEINAKEQVFDLAKTSIVQNAWKNGQDLTLHGWVYGLNSGFVTDLEVNISSNKELDEVYQLNL
- a CDS encoding SulP family inorganic anion transporter, with translation MTKKTNLFANLKSDFASGLVVFLVALPLCLGIAMASGAPLFSGIIAGVIGGIVVGYLSQSHISVTGPAAGLTAIVLTAITNLGAFDIFLTAVFIAGFIQLALGFLKAGSISNYFPTNVIEGMLAGIGIIIILKQLPHAFGYDADFEGDQSFAQVDGNNTLSSLFQIFDHFHLGAIIVSLFSLAILISWDKVAFLKKFKLVPGALIAVIFGIALNQIFINSGSSLAITKEHLVSLPIPESLEDFKAIIVVPNFSQIINPDVWTVAVTIAIVASVETLLCIEASDRLDQQKRYTNTNVELKAQGIGNIVSSLLGGLPMTSVVVRSSANSNAGAKSKMSTIIHGVFLLLSVLIIPAILNKIPLATLATILILVGYRLAKPATIKHFWEKGKYQFVPFIATMVAVVVTDLLKGVMLGIIISVIFVLKGNLKKAYSFKKEEYEDGDIIHIDLAQEVSFLNKAAIKQTLNDIPENSRVVINAHDTEYIAHDVLDLIREFKEIRAHDQNIKVKLKGFKKAYQLENTDEVSNHVTIEHYYDVAKRMMVKREVF
- a CDS encoding LysR substrate-binding domain-containing protein, whose translation is MTITQLKYVLAVAEHKNFTLAAEKCFVTQPTLSMQIQKIEEELNIQIFDRTKKPIQLTDIGQKIVNQAKNIVNEADRIQDIVEQQKGFIGGEFRLGIIPTIMPTLLPMFLNNFIKKHPKVKLIIEELNTEEIITKLNNGHLDAAIAATPLMEEKIKEIVLYFEPFVAYIPENHHNFQKKEIEVEDLNLDEILLLQDGHCFRDGILNLCKNNTRSEGNHFQIESGSFETLIKLADEGLGTTLLPYLHTLDLKESDKVKLRHFTEPKPAREVSLIYPKSELKIQIIEALRSTIAGVVKGAIVFQNVQIISPLQKK